A genomic region of Oncorhynchus mykiss isolate Arlee chromosome 2, USDA_OmykA_1.1, whole genome shotgun sequence contains the following coding sequences:
- the LOC110514612 gene encoding L-rhamnose-binding lectin CSL2 isoform X1 has translation MLLVRLTAFTLLAAVSCTLPAAATRVVTCDNGENVQFLICDSGVIFIERALYGRTDGTTCREGRLANQLTNTQCSQTGTLEVLSQRCNGKQVCEVNTEVFRTSDPCVGIYKYLDTTYTCSPATRSITCEGSDVQLECDEGTIQIYSANYGRRDQLVCSFKRPANQLANTNCLSQSITTSKVAERCNGKIKCDVPASNSLYGDPCVGTYKYLEVAYTCG, from the exons ATGCTCCTTGTCAGACTGACTGCGTTCACCT TGCTGGCTGCAGTTAGCTGTACACTACCAGCTGCAG CGACGAGAGTGGTCACCTGTGACAATGGAGAAAACGTCCAGTTCCTGATCTGTG ATTCTGGAGTGATCTTCATTGAGAGAGCTCTGTATGGAAGGACTGACGGAACCACCTGCAGAGAAGGACGACTTGCCAACCAGCTGACCAACACACAGTGTTCACAGACGGGCACCCTGGAGGTCCTCTCACAGAG GTGCAATGGGAAACAGGTGTGTGAAGTGAACACTGAAGTCTTCCGTACTTCTGACCCCTGTGTTGGAATCTACAAATACCTGGATACCACCTACACCTGCAGCCCAGCAA CACGCAGCATCACGTGTGAAGGCTCTGATGTTCAACTAGAATGTG ATGAAGGAACGATCCAGATCTACAGTGCCAACTATGGCCGCCGTGACCAGCTAGTGTGTTCTTTTAAACGGCCCGCTAACCAACTAGCCAACACCAACTGCCTCAGCCAATCCATAACCACCAGTAAGGTGGCAGAGAG GTGTAATGGTAAGATCAAGTGTGACGTCCCGGCGTCCAACTCTCTGTATGGAGATCCATGTGTTGGAACCTACAAGTACCTGGAAGTGGCGTACACCTGTGGCTAA
- the LOC110514612 gene encoding L-rhamnose-binding lectin CSL2 isoform X2, with amino-acid sequence MLLVRLTAFTSTRVVTCDNGENVQFLICDSGVIFIERALYGRTDGTTCREGRLANQLTNTQCSQTGTLEVLSQRCNGKQVCEVNTEVFRTSDPCVGIYKYLDTTYTCSPATRSITCEGSDVQLECDEGTIQIYSANYGRRDQLVCSFKRPANQLANTNCLSQSITTSKVAERCNGKIKCDVPASNSLYGDPCVGTYKYLEVAYTCG; translated from the exons ATGCTCCTTGTCAGACTGACTGCGTTCACCT CGACGAGAGTGGTCACCTGTGACAATGGAGAAAACGTCCAGTTCCTGATCTGTG ATTCTGGAGTGATCTTCATTGAGAGAGCTCTGTATGGAAGGACTGACGGAACCACCTGCAGAGAAGGACGACTTGCCAACCAGCTGACCAACACACAGTGTTCACAGACGGGCACCCTGGAGGTCCTCTCACAGAG GTGCAATGGGAAACAGGTGTGTGAAGTGAACACTGAAGTCTTCCGTACTTCTGACCCCTGTGTTGGAATCTACAAATACCTGGATACCACCTACACCTGCAGCCCAGCAA CACGCAGCATCACGTGTGAAGGCTCTGATGTTCAACTAGAATGTG ATGAAGGAACGATCCAGATCTACAGTGCCAACTATGGCCGCCGTGACCAGCTAGTGTGTTCTTTTAAACGGCCCGCTAACCAACTAGCCAACACCAACTGCCTCAGCCAATCCATAACCACCAGTAAGGTGGCAGAGAG GTGTAATGGTAAGATCAAGTGTGACGTCCCGGCGTCCAACTCTCTGTATGGAGATCCATGTGTTGGAACCTACAAGTACCTGGAAGTGGCGTACACCTGTGGCTAA